The following are encoded together in the Malaya genurostris strain Urasoe2022 chromosome 3, Malgen_1.1, whole genome shotgun sequence genome:
- the LOC131434032 gene encoding uncharacterized protein LOC131434032, giving the protein MLVGCQNPNVITEVYEGLAEQLDITNLGAVKHFLGYDVRCDKGIYSIQLTSYIEAILKHFGLEDCKPVKAPMEPDYMKADNLGKPFDNTTQYRSLGRRVSAPTEMDWNAARRVVKYLKGTKEMQLVFGPGNG; this is encoded by the coding sequence ATGCTAGTCGGCTGTCAAAACCCTAATGTTATTACCGAGGTTTATGAGGGGTTGGCGGAACAGTTGGACATAACGAATTTAGGAGCAGTGAAGCACTTTCTGGGTTACGACGTTCGTTGCGACAAAGGGATATACAGTATTCAGCTGACCAGCTACATCGAGgcgattttaaaacatttcggcCTTGAAGATTGCAAGCCTGTGAAGGCTCCGATGGAACCCGATTACATGAAAGCAGACAATTTAGGCAAGCCTTTCGATAACACGACACAGTACCGAAGTCTCGGTCGAAGAGTGAGTGCGCCCACGGAAATGGACTGGAATGCTGCACGGCGAGTAGTTAAGTACCTCAAAGGAACTAAAGAGATGCAGCTTGTGTTTGGTCCAGGAAACGGTTAG